The Natrinema salaciae genome includes a window with the following:
- a CDS encoding NAD(P)/FAD-dependent oxidoreductase codes for MERVDVAIVGGGPAGASAAERAAAHGAETVLFEQGVPREDREGPGPDSTDAAGMLDYWIDIMGFDYREIPDEVIHRELEATEFVGPNSRVELTSTGMEASYPEFGYTFHRARMDDWLHERAADAGADLRVGVGVKDLETDLRSSSSKGPTHTLTLSNGEQIEAQYVVLADGPQRRITLDALDQFTAPGRSVSDHLSPPEANHIAYQEYREFPPELFDEFEDRLLFWWGYMPGETAYPWVFPNDGTVARVGLTMPIGMSLEDVTDPGSYALLRPDDEGIPSGAEYISRLLEQEYGDEYDVEADIPRVEDRGKSKGTETYPISSTRPIESPVGANIAVAGGAMGTTSAFHEGGYHVAVRTGKIAGRLAATDAIANYNDVWKRAIGDEILRNVAFADIVADYGPDDWDWAFDTINDMQGTGPSDGLVSRKYSAGFDAAKILATYKRKKFAYRDGGYVQLSEDDYFY; via the coding sequence ATGGAACGCGTAGACGTCGCGATCGTCGGCGGCGGCCCCGCCGGTGCATCCGCGGCCGAACGGGCGGCCGCCCACGGCGCAGAGACGGTTCTCTTCGAGCAGGGGGTGCCCCGAGAGGACCGCGAGGGCCCCGGGCCCGATTCGACCGACGCGGCCGGGATGCTGGATTACTGGATCGATATCATGGGGTTCGACTACCGGGAGATTCCCGACGAGGTCATCCACCGGGAACTCGAGGCGACCGAGTTCGTCGGCCCGAACAGTCGCGTCGAGCTGACGTCGACCGGGATGGAGGCGAGCTACCCCGAGTTCGGATACACCTTCCACCGCGCGCGCATGGACGACTGGCTCCACGAGCGCGCGGCCGACGCGGGCGCCGACCTGCGCGTCGGCGTCGGCGTGAAAGACCTCGAGACCGACCTCCGGTCCTCGAGTTCGAAGGGGCCCACCCACACGCTGACGCTCTCGAACGGCGAGCAAATCGAGGCCCAGTACGTCGTCCTCGCAGACGGCCCGCAACGGCGGATCACCCTCGACGCCCTCGATCAGTTCACCGCGCCCGGCCGGAGCGTCTCGGACCACCTCTCGCCACCGGAGGCGAACCACATCGCCTATCAGGAGTACCGGGAGTTCCCGCCCGAACTGTTCGATGAGTTCGAGGATCGGCTTCTGTTCTGGTGGGGATACATGCCCGGCGAAACGGCCTATCCCTGGGTCTTCCCGAACGACGGCACGGTCGCTCGCGTCGGGCTGACGATGCCGATCGGGATGAGCCTCGAGGACGTCACCGACCCCGGATCGTACGCGCTCCTGCGACCCGACGACGAGGGGATTCCCTCGGGCGCGGAGTACATCAGCCGCCTCCTGGAGCAGGAGTACGGCGACGAGTACGACGTCGAAGCGGACATCCCGCGAGTCGAGGACCGCGGCAAGTCGAAGGGGACCGAGACCTATCCGATCTCCTCGACGCGACCGATCGAGTCGCCCGTCGGGGCGAACATCGCCGTCGCCGGCGGCGCGATGGGAACCACCTCGGCGTTCCACGAGGGCGGCTACCACGTCGCCGTTCGCACCGGCAAGATCGCGGGGCGACTCGCCGCGACGGACGCCATCGCGAACTACAACGACGTCTGGAAACGCGCGATCGGCGACGAGATCCTGCGCAACGTCGCCTTCGCCGACATCGTCGCCGACTACGGACCAGACGACTGGGACTGGGCGTTCGACACGATCAACGACATGCAGGGCACCGGCCCGAGCGACGGACTGGTCAGCAGGAAGTACTCCGCCGGCTTCGACGCCGCGAAGATCCTCGCGACGTACAAGCGCAAAAAGTTCGCGTACCGCGACGGCGGCTACGTCCAGCTCTCGGAAGACGACTACTTCTACTGA
- a CDS encoding manganese catalase family protein — protein sequence MFFHEPELQYEVTVEEPDPHFAKLLQQAIGGQEGEMRVAMQYMFQAWALPEEYEEYRNLLMETAAEELGHIEMLASAVTKNLRGSPTQMSEEAQETAATAAAMTGQNPRQFLSAGQSAMPVDSNGVPFTGAYIAASGNLAGDLYANVMAEATGRTLATRLWEYTDDPGMKDMLSYLIARDTMHQNQWLEALDTLDDPVPVPASFPQEQENQAVNYTFISTRREEQPDPEYPWTQGEAPDGKGQFSYAAEQPGDGDVVAPGPDPMTNNEPNRTDQSSGTGESSD from the coding sequence ATGTTCTTTCACGAACCGGAACTGCAGTACGAGGTCACCGTCGAAGAACCGGACCCGCACTTCGCGAAACTGCTCCAGCAGGCCATCGGCGGCCAGGAAGGCGAAATGCGCGTCGCCATGCAGTACATGTTTCAAGCCTGGGCGCTGCCCGAGGAGTACGAGGAGTACCGGAACCTGCTGATGGAGACGGCGGCCGAGGAACTGGGCCACATCGAAATGCTCGCGTCGGCCGTCACGAAGAACCTCAGGGGCTCGCCAACGCAGATGAGCGAGGAGGCCCAGGAGACCGCGGCGACGGCCGCGGCGATGACCGGTCAGAACCCGCGACAGTTCCTCTCTGCCGGCCAGTCGGCGATGCCCGTCGACAGCAACGGCGTCCCGTTCACCGGGGCCTACATCGCCGCGTCGGGCAACCTCGCCGGCGACCTCTACGCGAACGTGATGGCCGAGGCGACCGGTCGGACCCTCGCAACGCGGCTCTGGGAGTACACCGACGACCCCGGCATGAAGGACATGCTCTCCTACCTGATCGCTCGGGACACCATGCACCAGAACCAGTGGCTCGAGGCCCTGGACACGCTCGACGATCCGGTTCCGGTCCCCGCGAGCTTCCCGCAGGAACAGGAAAATCAAGCGGTCAATTACACGTTCATCTCGACCCGGCGCGAGGAACAACCGGACCCCGAGTACCCGTGGACCCAGGGCGAGGCGCCGGACGGCAAGGGCCAGTTCTCCTACGCCGCCGAACAGCCGGGTGACGGCGACGTCGTCGCGCCCGGACCCGACCCGATGACGAACAACGAACCCAACAGAACCGATCAGTCGAGCGGAACCGGCGAATCGAGCGACTGA
- a CDS encoding D-2-hydroxyacid dehydrogenase produces MSDADAPDVLVLRKGTHGTPIEQYADAIRARLPDHTVALARTPAEERSRIETARFVTGMTLEPELLEAAADLEVFACAYAGTGHLPLDELADRGVAVTNASGVHGPNIGEHVLGAILHFTRRFHVGARRQRRREWRHYKAHELQGSTVTVVGLGAIGRAVCERLEPFGVDTIGVRYSPEKGGPTDEVIGFEDEALDDALARTDYLVLACPLTETTRGLIDREAFVTMDPESVLINIARGPVVDTDALVAALRSNWIRGAALDVTDPEPLPEDHPLWGFENVQITPHNAGHTPKYYDRLADIVAENRRRFDESDAVTDFENQVLP; encoded by the coding sequence ATGAGCGATGCCGACGCGCCGGACGTGCTCGTGCTCCGGAAGGGCACCCACGGAACGCCGATCGAACAGTACGCCGACGCGATCCGCGCCCGCCTGCCGGATCACACCGTCGCACTCGCCCGAACGCCGGCCGAAGAGCGATCGCGGATCGAAACCGCGCGCTTCGTCACCGGCATGACTCTCGAGCCGGAACTGCTCGAGGCCGCCGCCGACCTCGAGGTGTTCGCCTGTGCCTACGCGGGGACCGGGCACCTGCCGCTCGACGAGCTCGCGGATCGCGGCGTCGCGGTGACGAACGCCTCCGGGGTCCACGGGCCGAACATCGGCGAGCACGTGCTGGGCGCGATCTTGCACTTCACCCGGCGGTTCCACGTCGGCGCGCGCCGGCAGCGCCGCCGCGAGTGGCGCCACTACAAGGCCCACGAACTGCAGGGATCGACGGTCACCGTCGTCGGACTCGGGGCGATCGGCCGGGCGGTTTGCGAGCGTCTCGAGCCGTTCGGCGTGGACACGATCGGCGTGCGCTACAGCCCCGAGAAGGGCGGCCCGACGGACGAGGTGATCGGGTTCGAGGACGAGGCCCTCGACGACGCGCTCGCGCGGACGGACTACCTCGTGCTCGCCTGTCCGCTCACGGAGACGACGCGCGGACTGATCGATCGCGAGGCGTTCGTCACGATGGACCCCGAATCGGTGCTGATCAACATCGCCCGCGGTCCGGTCGTCGACACCGACGCGCTCGTCGCCGCGCTGCGTTCGAACTGGATACGCGGTGCCGCGCTGGACGTCACCGATCCCGAGCCGCTGCCGGAGGACCATCCGCTGTGGGGCTTCGAGAACGTCCAGATCACGCCCCACAACGCGGGGCACACGCCGAAGTACTACGATCGGTTGGCCGACATCGTCGCCGAGAACCGCCGCCGGTTCGACGAGTCAGACGCGGTCACGGACTTCGAGAATCAGGTGCTGCCCTGA
- a CDS encoding universal stress protein has protein sequence MSLTFDGTVLVPVADPDDGERTAAALAPYLSPSSTVLVVNVIEKAGGAPDKASVEQREEYAREIFERARGPLAERAGSVETAVLFGTDVVETIFEAAVDRNADAVVFEPREGRRFVELLTGDVARRLVKEARVPVVALPEDDG, from the coding sequence ATGTCGCTGACGTTCGACGGGACGGTCCTCGTCCCCGTCGCCGACCCCGACGACGGGGAGCGGACCGCCGCGGCGCTCGCCCCCTATCTCTCCCCTTCGAGTACGGTGCTCGTCGTCAACGTGATCGAAAAGGCCGGCGGCGCGCCAGACAAGGCCTCGGTGGAACAGCGCGAGGAGTACGCCAGGGAAATCTTCGAGCGCGCCCGCGGACCGCTCGCGGAACGGGCCGGATCGGTCGAGACGGCGGTCCTCTTCGGTACCGACGTCGTCGAGACGATCTTCGAGGCGGCGGTCGACCGAAACGCCGACGCCGTCGTCTTCGAGCCGCGCGAGGGGCGCCGGTTCGTGGAACTGCTCACCGGCGACGTGGCTCGTCGGTTAGTAAAAGAGGCTCGGGTCCCCGTGGTCGCGCTGCCGGAAGACGACGGGTAG
- a CDS encoding cytochrome c oxidase subunit 3 has product MGTGGHTDPPDEHAPRADGSGHRVPEGQSPEEYGDHRGRGDHDDHGHEHRSRWPLVAAAGAAGLYGGVASYILGNETGLVPPLLGVGLAVVGTIVLLAGVAGWVDQAFLAPARDPQGAPKSRDSYVSTTLVFLATDVSTFGALFVYYFFVRVGAWPPEELPPLLGSLVIVNTAILVASSVTFHYAHEALEDDERRRFLGLLGTTLVLGLVFLAGQAYEYYEFIAAEGFTLSSGVFGTAFFGLTGLHGLHVTLGVGGIAVLCWRALRGHYGPNRDTSIATVSLYWHFVDAVWLFLVIVLYVGASV; this is encoded by the coding sequence ATGGGCACTGGTGGACACACCGATCCGCCCGACGAGCACGCTCCGCGAGCCGACGGCTCCGGCCATCGCGTTCCCGAGGGACAGTCACCCGAAGAGTACGGCGACCACCGGGGCCGCGGCGATCACGACGACCACGGACACGAGCACCGGAGTCGATGGCCGCTCGTCGCCGCCGCCGGGGCCGCCGGGCTCTACGGCGGGGTCGCCAGCTATATCCTCGGGAACGAAACCGGTCTCGTCCCGCCGCTGCTCGGCGTCGGTCTCGCCGTCGTCGGGACCATCGTCCTGCTGGCCGGCGTCGCGGGCTGGGTCGATCAGGCGTTCCTGGCACCCGCTCGCGACCCGCAGGGGGCCCCAAAGTCCCGGGATTCGTACGTCTCGACGACGCTGGTCTTTCTCGCGACCGACGTCTCGACGTTCGGCGCGCTGTTCGTCTACTACTTCTTCGTCAGAGTCGGGGCGTGGCCACCCGAGGAGTTACCGCCCCTGCTCGGCTCCCTCGTAATCGTCAACACCGCCATCCTGGTCGCCAGCAGCGTTACCTTCCACTACGCGCACGAGGCCCTCGAAGACGACGAGCGGCGGCGCTTCCTCGGACTCCTCGGAACGACCCTCGTCCTCGGACTCGTCTTTCTCGCCGGACAGGCCTACGAGTACTACGAGTTCATCGCCGCGGAGGGCTTTACCCTCTCGAGCGGCGTCTTCGGGACCGCCTTCTTCGGGCTGACCGGGCTCCACGGGCTCCACGTCACGCTGGGCGTCGGCGGCATCGCCGTCCTCTGCTGGCGAGCGCTCCGGGGCCACTACGGCCCGAATCGCGATACGTCGATCGCGACCGTCTCCCTGTACTGGCACTTCGTCGACGCCGTCTGGCTCTTCCTCGTGATCGTCCTCTACGTCGGCGCGTCAGTGTGA